One part of the Musa acuminata AAA Group cultivar baxijiao chromosome BXJ1-5, Cavendish_Baxijiao_AAA, whole genome shotgun sequence genome encodes these proteins:
- the LOC135675097 gene encoding phospholipase D gamma 1-like isoform X2, with translation MDNPYQYPHPYGYQNPPPSALANPSPYETPHQSPHPPYLYTYNSFPSPPPPNPSLQFTRSGPIQYPPPPSYHPPAAPFVAPTNYSYDPYSFPPRNPHPYIYPYTIPYEPAKYDVISAQLPVSSSSSIYPINNHLANGRLADQTLSPDSSHHRSAIHDYQRQSFSGSLSSVTPFATPPATPSRESQHGAIVPFAGSPSSRGRASLKVLLLHGSLDIWAYEAKNLPNMDLFHKTLGDMFGPRITGTISGKVEHVTSITSDPYVTINVCDAAIGRTYVVSNSENPVWMQHFNVPVAHHAAEVEFLVKDSDVLGAQLIGSVSIPTMQIYSGEKVEGTYPILCPNGKQCKPGAVLRLSIQYIPMERLSIYHHGVGAGPDHCGVPGTYFPLRKGGKVTLYQDAHVPDGYLPDLMLGNGMYYEHGKCWHDICDSIINARRLIYIIGWSVFHTVRLVRDSGNSSSPILGDLLKSKSQEGVRVLLLVWDDPTSRNILGYRTDGVMGTRDEETRRFFKHSSVQVLLCPRSAGKRHSFVKQQETGTIYTHHQKQVVVDADAGNNTRKIIAFVGGLDLCGGRYDDPKHPLFRTLQTLHKDDYHNPNFNYDDSGPREPWHDLHSRIDGPAAYDVLKNFEERWLKASKHHGIKKLKKSSDDALLHIERIPDIIGVNSSLYMNDNDPETWHVQIFRSIDSNSVKGFPKDPRDATNKNLICGKNVLIDMSIHRAYVHAIRAAQHFIYIENQYFLGSSFNWDSNKNLGANNLIPIEIALKIANKIKANERFSAYIVIPMWPEGNPTGAPTQRILFWQNKTMQMMYETIYTALKEVGLENIYEPQDYLNFFCLGNREASDLNSAIQNAEISPQALAKKNRRFMIYVHSKGMIVDDEFVIMGSANINQRSLEGTRDTEIAMGAYQPQHTWARKLSGPRGQIFGYRMSLWAEHIGTVEECFTSPHSLECMRRVRDLGLLNWKQFVADDITEMRGHLLKYPVDVDKKGMVKPLPGFETFPDIGGNICGSFFGIQENLTI, from the exons ATGGACAATCCATACCAGTACCCTCATCCTTACGGCTATCAGAATCCTCCTCCCTCTGCTCTGGCCAACCCCAGCCCCTATGAAACGCCGCACCAGTCTCCCCACCCTCCCTATCTCTACACTTACAACTCCTTCCCATCCCCACCCCCTCCAAACCCGTCGCTCCAATTCACCCGCTCTGGCCCCATCCAGTATCCGCCTCCGCCGTCCTACCATCCTCCTGCCGCCCCCTTCGTCGCTCCGACGAACTACTCCTACGATCCCTACTCCTTTCCTCCACGCAATCCCCATCCCTACATCTATCCCTACACGATCCCCTACGAACCCGCCAAGTACGACGTCATCTCCGCTCAGTTACCCGTTTCCTCGTCGTCGTCGATCTATCCGATCAACAATCACCTCGCTAACGGCCGCCTCGCCGATCAAACCCTGTCCCCAGATTCGTCGCATCACCGGTCGGCGATTCACGATTACCAGCGCCAGTCCTTCTCCGGGAGCTTGTCGTCCGTTACGCCGTTCGCCACACCGCCGGCTACCCCTTCCCGTGAATCGCAGCATGGGGCGATCGTGCCGTTCGCTGGATCGCCGTCTTCGAGGGGCCGGGCGTCGCTCAAGGTGCTGCTGCTTCATGGAAGCCTCGACATCTGGGCGTACGAGGCCAAGAACCTCCCCAACATGGATTTGTTCCACAAGACGTTGGGGGACATGTTTGGCCCGCGGATAACGGGCACCATAAGCGGCAAGGTGGAGCATGTGACTTCGATAACCAGCGACCCTTACGTGACCATCAACGTGTGTGATGCGGCAATTGGCAGGACATACGTGGTGAGCAACAGCGAGAACCCCGTTTGGATGCAGCATTTCAATGTTCCGGTAGCACACCATGCGGCCGAAGTGGAGTTCTTGGTCAAGGACAGTGACGTACTCGGAGCACAGCTTATCGGTTCTGTTTCGATCCCAACGATGCAGATTTACTCTGGCGAGAAGGTGGAAGGGACTTACCCAATTCTGTGTCCTAATGGAAAGCAATGCAAACCTGGTGCTGTCTTAAGGTTGTCGATACAGTATATTCCAATGGAAAGGCTTAGCATTTACCATCATGGAGTTGGCGCCGGTCCTGACCACTGTGGCGTGCCCGGTACCTATTTCCCTCTCAGGAAAGGTGGGAAGGTCACACTTTATCAAGATGCTCATGTTCCTGATGGTTATCTCCCGGACCTGATGCTGGGAAATGGGATGTATTACGAGCATGGGAAGTGTTggcatgacatttgtgattcaatAATCAATGCTCGCCGTCTGATATACATCATCGGGTGGTCAGTTTTCCACACCGTTCGTCTGGTAAGGGATTCTGGTAATTCGTCTTCTCCTATCCTAGGTGATCTCCTGAAATCAAAGTCGCAGGAAGGCGTGAGAGTGTTGCTTCTTGTATGGGACGATCCGACGTCCAGGAACATCCTGGGTTATCGAACA GATGGTGTAATGGGAACCCGTGATGAGGAAACTCGTCGTTTTTTCAAGCACTCATCAGTGCAAGTTTTGCTTTGTCCTCGTTCAGCTGGTAAAAGACACAGCTTTGTGAAACAACAG GAAACGGGAACCATCTACACTCATCATCAGAAACAAGTGGTTGTGGATGCTGATGCTGGTAATAACACAAGAAAGATAATAGCTTTTGTTGGAGGCCTTGATTTATGTGGTGGGCGGTATGACGATCCAAAACACCCTTTGTTTAGGACACTACAAACGCTGCATAAGGATGACTATCACAATCCCAATTTT AATTATGATGACAGTGGTCCAAGAGAACCATGGCATGATTTGCATTCTAGAATTGATGGTCCAGCTGCTTATGATGTTCTCAAAAACTTTGAGGAGCGTTGGTTAAAAGCTTCAAAGCACCATGGGATCAAAAAATTGAAGAAATCATCAGATGATGCATTGCTGCATATTGAAAGAATCCCAGATATTATAGGGGTTAATAGTTCATTGTACATGAATGATAACGATCCAGAGACTTGGCATGTTCAG ATTTTCCGATCAATTGATTCGAATTCAGTGAAAGGTTTCCCAAAAGATCCAAGAGATGCCACTAATAAG AACCTCATTTGTGGGAAGAATGTACTGATTGACATGAGTATACATAGAGCTTATGTCCATGCCATCCGAGCTGCTCAACACTTTATTTACATCGAGAATCAGTACTTCCTGGGTTCATCATTTAATTGGGATTCAAACAAGAACTTAG GTGCCAATAATCTGATACCAATTGAAATTGCCCTTAAAATTGCAAACAAAATTAAAGCAAATGAACGCTTCTCTGCATATATTGTTATTCCGATGTGGCCTGAGGGTAATCCAACTGGTGCTCCTACACAAAGAATTCTTTTTTGGCAG AATAAAACTATGCAAATGATGTATGAGACAATATATACAGCCTTGAAGGAAGTCGGTCTCGAGAATATATATGAGCCACAAGATTATTTAAACTTCTTTTGCCTTGGTAATCGGGAAGCTTCAGATCTAAACAGTGCGATTCAGAATGCAGAAATCTCTCCTCAG GCACTTGCGAAGAAGAATAGACGCTTCATGATCTACGTGCATTCAAAGGGTATGATAGTGGATGATGAATTCGTTATCATGGGATCAGCAAACATCAACCAAAGGTCGTTGGAAGGTACGAGGGATACGGAGATAGCAATGGGCGCATACCAACCCCAGCATACCTGGGCAAGAAAGCTCTCTGGTCCTCGTGGACAG ATTTTTGGTTACAGAATGTCGCTGTGGGCCGAACACATTGGAACCGTCGAGGAGTGTTTTACCTCTCCACACAGCCTCGAATGCATGAGACGGGTTCGTGACCTCGGTCTGCTGAACTGGAAACAATTTGTGGCTGATGATATTACTGAAATGAGGGGCCACCTACTCAAATACCCAGTTGATGTCGACAAGAAAGGCATGGTGAAACCTCTtcctggatttgaaacattcccaGATATTGGTGGAAACATCTGCGGGTCATTTTTCGGCATTCAAGAAAATCTTACTATATGA
- the LOC135674315 gene encoding uncharacterized protein LOC135674315 — translation MTTRITPGVGANLLGQHSAERNQEATTYVGNLDPQVSEELLWELFVQAGPVVNVYVPKDRVTNLHQGYGFVEFRSEEDADYAIKILNMIKLYGKPIRVNKASQDKKSLDVGANLFVGNLDPDVDEKLLYDTFSAFGVIVTNPKIMRDPETGNSRGFGFVSYDSFEASDAAIESMNGQYLCNRQITVSYAYKKDTKGERHGTPAERVLAASNPGTQRIRPHTLFASGPPTLPNGPQANGSVPPAIPPRPFANGPLPPAPLPAVRPPSMPVGQFPPPMQWPAHPQPGQGLPQPVMPPPPLQQFRPPANLPPPPPTGMMRPPPPPPSGMGVPPPALWRPPPPPQQMAGRPMPPPPMPMPPNMMPNGSAP, via the exons ATGACCACTCGAATTACTCCCGGAGTGGGAGCCAACCTCCTCGGCCAGCACTCCGCGGAGAGGAATCAGGAAGCCACAACCTATGTGGGAAACCTAGACCCGCAG GTTTCGGAGGAGTTGTTATGGGAATTATTTGTCCAAGCAGGCCCAGTTG TTAATGTATATGTTCCAAAAGATAGAGTTACAAATCTTCACCAAGGATATGGCTTTGTGGAGTTTCGGAGCGAAGAAGATGCGGATTAT GCTATTAAGATCTTGAACATGATTAAACTTTATGGAAAGCCGATACGTGTAAACAAG GCTTCTCAAGACAAGAAGAGCTTGGATGTAGGGGCAAACCTTTTTGTTGGTAATCTTGACCCG GATGTAGATGAGAAGCTTCTCTATGATACATTCAGTGCATTTGGTGTTATTGTAACAAATCCGAAG ATAATGCGTGACCCTGAGACTGGGAACTCTCGAGGCTTTGGTTTTGTTAGCTATGATTCCTTTgaggcatctgatgcagcaatagag TCCATGAATGGTCAGTATCTTTGTAACCGTCAAATCACTGTTTCATATGCATATAAGAAGGATACCAAAGGAGAACGCCATGGCACCCCAGCAG AGCGAGTTCTAGCAGCTAGCAACCCAGGAACTCAGAGGATCAGACCACATACCTTGTTCGCAAGTGGACCACCAACGCTCCCTAATGGCCCCCAGGCAAATGGATCAGTTCCCCCAGCAATCCCTCCCAGGCCATTCGCCAATGGACCACTACCACCAGCTCCACTTCCAGCAGTACGCCCCCCATCGATGCCAGTTGGACAATTTCCTCCCCCGATGCAGTGGCCTGCCCACCCCCAACCTGGACAAGGCCTTCCACAACCTGTGATGCCTCCACCACCGCTCCAACAGTTCAGGCCTCCAGCAAACTTGCCACCACCTCCACCCACAGGTATGATgaggccgccaccaccaccaccttctggGATGGGTGTTCCACCACCTGCTCTATGGAGACCACCTCCACCACCTCAGCAGATGGCTGGAAGGCCCATGCCTCCACCTCCGATGCCCATGCCACCAAATATGATGCCAAATGGCTCGGCTCCATGA
- the LOC135675097 gene encoding phospholipase D gamma 1-like isoform X1, whose amino-acid sequence MDNPYQYPHPYGYQNPPPSALANPSPYETPHQSPHPPYLYTYNSFPSPPPPNPSLQFTRSGPIQYPPPPSYHPPAAPFVAPTNYSYDPYSFPPRNPHPYIYPYTIPYEPAKYDVISAQLPVSSSSSIYPINNHLANGRLADQTLSPDSSHHRSAIHDYQRQSFSGSLSSVTPFATPPATPSRESQHGAIVPFAGSPSSRGRASLKVLLLHGSLDIWAYEAKNLPNMDLFHKTLGDMFGPRITGTISGKVEHVTSITSDPYVTINVCDAAIGRTYVVSNSENPVWMQHFNVPVAHHAAEVEFLVKDSDVLGAQLIGSVSIPTMQIYSGEKVEGTYPILCPNGKQCKPGAVLRLSIQYIPMERLSIYHHGVGAGPDHCGVPGTYFPLRKGGKVTLYQDAHVPDGYLPDLMLGNGMYYEHGKCWHDICDSIINARRLIYIIGWSVFHTVRLVRDSGNSSSPILGDLLKSKSQEGVRVLLLVWDDPTSRNILGYRTDGVMGTRDEETRRFFKHSSVQVLLCPRSAGKRHSFVKQQETGTIYTHHQKQVVVDADAGNNTRKIIAFVGGLDLCGGRYDDPKHPLFRTLQTLHKDDYHNPNFVNYDDSGPREPWHDLHSRIDGPAAYDVLKNFEERWLKASKHHGIKKLKKSSDDALLHIERIPDIIGVNSSLYMNDNDPETWHVQIFRSIDSNSVKGFPKDPRDATNKNLICGKNVLIDMSIHRAYVHAIRAAQHFIYIENQYFLGSSFNWDSNKNLGANNLIPIEIALKIANKIKANERFSAYIVIPMWPEGNPTGAPTQRILFWQNKTMQMMYETIYTALKEVGLENIYEPQDYLNFFCLGNREASDLNSAIQNAEISPQALAKKNRRFMIYVHSKGMIVDDEFVIMGSANINQRSLEGTRDTEIAMGAYQPQHTWARKLSGPRGQIFGYRMSLWAEHIGTVEECFTSPHSLECMRRVRDLGLLNWKQFVADDITEMRGHLLKYPVDVDKKGMVKPLPGFETFPDIGGNICGSFFGIQENLTI is encoded by the exons ATGGACAATCCATACCAGTACCCTCATCCTTACGGCTATCAGAATCCTCCTCCCTCTGCTCTGGCCAACCCCAGCCCCTATGAAACGCCGCACCAGTCTCCCCACCCTCCCTATCTCTACACTTACAACTCCTTCCCATCCCCACCCCCTCCAAACCCGTCGCTCCAATTCACCCGCTCTGGCCCCATCCAGTATCCGCCTCCGCCGTCCTACCATCCTCCTGCCGCCCCCTTCGTCGCTCCGACGAACTACTCCTACGATCCCTACTCCTTTCCTCCACGCAATCCCCATCCCTACATCTATCCCTACACGATCCCCTACGAACCCGCCAAGTACGACGTCATCTCCGCTCAGTTACCCGTTTCCTCGTCGTCGTCGATCTATCCGATCAACAATCACCTCGCTAACGGCCGCCTCGCCGATCAAACCCTGTCCCCAGATTCGTCGCATCACCGGTCGGCGATTCACGATTACCAGCGCCAGTCCTTCTCCGGGAGCTTGTCGTCCGTTACGCCGTTCGCCACACCGCCGGCTACCCCTTCCCGTGAATCGCAGCATGGGGCGATCGTGCCGTTCGCTGGATCGCCGTCTTCGAGGGGCCGGGCGTCGCTCAAGGTGCTGCTGCTTCATGGAAGCCTCGACATCTGGGCGTACGAGGCCAAGAACCTCCCCAACATGGATTTGTTCCACAAGACGTTGGGGGACATGTTTGGCCCGCGGATAACGGGCACCATAAGCGGCAAGGTGGAGCATGTGACTTCGATAACCAGCGACCCTTACGTGACCATCAACGTGTGTGATGCGGCAATTGGCAGGACATACGTGGTGAGCAACAGCGAGAACCCCGTTTGGATGCAGCATTTCAATGTTCCGGTAGCACACCATGCGGCCGAAGTGGAGTTCTTGGTCAAGGACAGTGACGTACTCGGAGCACAGCTTATCGGTTCTGTTTCGATCCCAACGATGCAGATTTACTCTGGCGAGAAGGTGGAAGGGACTTACCCAATTCTGTGTCCTAATGGAAAGCAATGCAAACCTGGTGCTGTCTTAAGGTTGTCGATACAGTATATTCCAATGGAAAGGCTTAGCATTTACCATCATGGAGTTGGCGCCGGTCCTGACCACTGTGGCGTGCCCGGTACCTATTTCCCTCTCAGGAAAGGTGGGAAGGTCACACTTTATCAAGATGCTCATGTTCCTGATGGTTATCTCCCGGACCTGATGCTGGGAAATGGGATGTATTACGAGCATGGGAAGTGTTggcatgacatttgtgattcaatAATCAATGCTCGCCGTCTGATATACATCATCGGGTGGTCAGTTTTCCACACCGTTCGTCTGGTAAGGGATTCTGGTAATTCGTCTTCTCCTATCCTAGGTGATCTCCTGAAATCAAAGTCGCAGGAAGGCGTGAGAGTGTTGCTTCTTGTATGGGACGATCCGACGTCCAGGAACATCCTGGGTTATCGAACA GATGGTGTAATGGGAACCCGTGATGAGGAAACTCGTCGTTTTTTCAAGCACTCATCAGTGCAAGTTTTGCTTTGTCCTCGTTCAGCTGGTAAAAGACACAGCTTTGTGAAACAACAG GAAACGGGAACCATCTACACTCATCATCAGAAACAAGTGGTTGTGGATGCTGATGCTGGTAATAACACAAGAAAGATAATAGCTTTTGTTGGAGGCCTTGATTTATGTGGTGGGCGGTATGACGATCCAAAACACCCTTTGTTTAGGACACTACAAACGCTGCATAAGGATGACTATCACAATCCCAATTTTGTG AATTATGATGACAGTGGTCCAAGAGAACCATGGCATGATTTGCATTCTAGAATTGATGGTCCAGCTGCTTATGATGTTCTCAAAAACTTTGAGGAGCGTTGGTTAAAAGCTTCAAAGCACCATGGGATCAAAAAATTGAAGAAATCATCAGATGATGCATTGCTGCATATTGAAAGAATCCCAGATATTATAGGGGTTAATAGTTCATTGTACATGAATGATAACGATCCAGAGACTTGGCATGTTCAG ATTTTCCGATCAATTGATTCGAATTCAGTGAAAGGTTTCCCAAAAGATCCAAGAGATGCCACTAATAAG AACCTCATTTGTGGGAAGAATGTACTGATTGACATGAGTATACATAGAGCTTATGTCCATGCCATCCGAGCTGCTCAACACTTTATTTACATCGAGAATCAGTACTTCCTGGGTTCATCATTTAATTGGGATTCAAACAAGAACTTAG GTGCCAATAATCTGATACCAATTGAAATTGCCCTTAAAATTGCAAACAAAATTAAAGCAAATGAACGCTTCTCTGCATATATTGTTATTCCGATGTGGCCTGAGGGTAATCCAACTGGTGCTCCTACACAAAGAATTCTTTTTTGGCAG AATAAAACTATGCAAATGATGTATGAGACAATATATACAGCCTTGAAGGAAGTCGGTCTCGAGAATATATATGAGCCACAAGATTATTTAAACTTCTTTTGCCTTGGTAATCGGGAAGCTTCAGATCTAAACAGTGCGATTCAGAATGCAGAAATCTCTCCTCAG GCACTTGCGAAGAAGAATAGACGCTTCATGATCTACGTGCATTCAAAGGGTATGATAGTGGATGATGAATTCGTTATCATGGGATCAGCAAACATCAACCAAAGGTCGTTGGAAGGTACGAGGGATACGGAGATAGCAATGGGCGCATACCAACCCCAGCATACCTGGGCAAGAAAGCTCTCTGGTCCTCGTGGACAG ATTTTTGGTTACAGAATGTCGCTGTGGGCCGAACACATTGGAACCGTCGAGGAGTGTTTTACCTCTCCACACAGCCTCGAATGCATGAGACGGGTTCGTGACCTCGGTCTGCTGAACTGGAAACAATTTGTGGCTGATGATATTACTGAAATGAGGGGCCACCTACTCAAATACCCAGTTGATGTCGACAAGAAAGGCATGGTGAAACCTCTtcctggatttgaaacattcccaGATATTGGTGGAAACATCTGCGGGTCATTTTTCGGCATTCAAGAAAATCTTACTATATGA
- the LOC135674316 gene encoding subtilisin-like protease SBT1.3 — MLLFRFFIPTPQPPLLLTSSFLIPMAACRETWLSFCLLALHLALSLRAVPTNKPPPKTYIVHVAKSEKPDSFATHVDWYLSTINSVAATSSELDASTGADDPADRIVYSYETAFHGFAAKLGADEAERLESVPGVLAVLPETVYRLHTTRSPEFLGIGPEDSSNIFTTAASANHDVFVGVLDTGIWPESPSFSDKGMPAVPARWKGACEAGRNFTHSNCNRKIVGARIFHRGYEASAGAIDEKSELKSPRDQDGHGTHTAATVAGSPVRGANLFGYATGTAQGMAPHARVAVYKVCWTGGCFSSDILAAVDRAVADGVDVLSISLGGGVSAYYRDSLSIATFGAMEMGVFVACSAGNAGPDPISLTNVSPWITTVGASTMDRDFPAKVGLGNGMDITGVSLYKGRQNLLPSQHYPLVYMGGNLSSPNPKSLCLEGSLDPRVVAGKVVMCDRGVSPRVQKGQVVKDAGGIGMILANTAANGDELVADSHLLPAVAVGETAGEEIKRYSKASARPTATLTFEGTKVGIRPSPVVAAFSSRGPNILTLEILKPDVVAPGVNILAAWTGDASPSSLAADHRRVGFNILSGTSMSCPHVGGVAALLKASHPDWSPAAIKSALMTTAYVHDNTHHPLKDAATGQPSSTYDHGAGHIQPLKAVDPGLVYDITPEDYFEFLCSQKLTSVQMKVFTKHSNRTCKHSLASPGNLNYPAMSAVFRQQPATTLTLQRVVTNVGPPVSTYGVKVSAFKGADVVVEPKTLHFTRHNQKLSYKVTFRTISPQSSPEFGGLTWSDGTHVVRSPVVVTWLQSL; from the coding sequence ATGCTGCTGTTTCGATTCTTTATACCCACCCCGCAGCCACCGCTCTTGCTCACTTCCAGCTTCCTCATCCCCATGGCAGCTTGCAGGGAGACATGGCTTTCCTTCTGCCTCTTGGCTCTCCATCTTGCCCTTTCTCTCCGTGCCGTCCCAACCAACAAGCCTCCTCCCAAAACGTACATCGTCCATGTGGCCAAATCCGAGAAGCCCGACTCCTTCGCCACCCACGTCGATTGGTATCTCTCCACCATCAACTCGGTGGCCGCAACTTCTAGCGAGTTGGATGCGTCGACGGGAGCAGATGACCCAGCTGATCGGATCGTCTACAGCTACGAGACCGCCTTCCATGGCTTCGCCGCGAAGCTCGGCGCCGACGAGGCGGAGCGGCTGGAGAGTGTTCCCGGCGTGCTCGCCGTCCTCCCGGAGACTGTCTACCGGCTTCACACGACCAGAAGCCCGGAGTTCCTGGGCATCGGCCCTGAGGACAGCAGCAACATCTTCACCACGGCGGCGTCCGCCAACCACGACGTGTTCGTCGGGGTGCTCGACACTGGAATATGGCCTGAGAGCCCGAGCTTCAGCGACAAAGGCATGCCGGCCGTCCCTGCGCGGTGGAAAGGCGCATGCGAGGCCGGCCGGAACTTCACCCACAGCAACTGTAACAGAAAGATCGTCGGCGCCAGGATATTCCACCGGGGTTACGAGGCCTCGGCGGGTGCCATCGACGAGAAGAGCGAGCTCAAGTCCCCAAGGGATCAAGACGGGCATGGGACGCACACCGCCGCCACAGTCGCAGGCTCGCCGGTGCGGGGAGCGAACCTCTTCGGCTACGCCACTGGCACCGCTCAAGGTATGGCGCCCCATGCGCGGGTCGCGGTCTACAAGGTCTGCTGGACCGGTGGGTGCTTCAGCTCCGACATCCTGGCGGCGGTGGACCGTGCGGTGGCCGATGGGGTGGACGTCCTCTCCATCTCCCTCGGCGGCGGGGTCTCCGCCTACTACCGTGACAGCCTGTCAATTGCTACGTTCGGTGCCATGGAGATGGGGGTGTTCGTCGCCTGTTCTGCGGGCAACGCCGGCCCTGACCCGATCAGCCTGACCAATGTGTCGCCCTGGATCACCACCGTTGGCGCGAGCACGATGGACCGAGATTTCCCGGCCAAAGTCGGGCTAGGGAACGGGATGGACATAACCGGCGTCTCCCTCTACAAGGGTCGTCAGAACCTGTTGCCCTCGCAGCATTATCCTCTGGTTTACATGGGCGGCAACTTGAGCAGCCCCAACCCGAAGTCACTGTGCCTGGAAGGGTCTCTGGATCCTCGCGTCGTCGCCGGGAAGGTCGTGATGTGCGACAGGGGAGTCAGCCCCCGCGTGCAGAAGGGCCAGGTGGTGAAGGATGCAGGAGGAATCGGCATGATCCTGGCCAACACCGCCGCCAACGGCGATGAGCTCGTCGCCGACAGCCACCTCTTACCGGCTGTCGCGGTGGGAGAGACTGCCGGAGAGGAGATCAAGCGGTACAGCAAGGCCAGCGCTCGCCCGACCGCAACGCTCACCTTCGAGGGGACCAAAGTGGGAATCCGCCCGTCTCCGGTGGTGGCGGCGTTCTCCTCAAGGGGGCCTAACATCCTCACGCTGGAGATCCTCAAGCCCGACGTGGTAGCCCCCGGCGTGAACATTCTGGCGGCGTGGACCGGCGACGCAAGCCCCTCAAGCTTGGCGGCGGATCACCGGCGTGTCGGCTTCAACATTTTGTCCGGGACCTCCATGTCATGCCCACATGTCGGAGGGGTAGCCGCGCTGCTCAAGGCCAGCCATCCTGACTGGAGCCCAGCCGCCATAAAATCTGCTCTGATGACCACCGCCTACGTCCATGACAACACTCACCATCCACTGAAAGATGCGGCGACGGGCCAACCGTCGAGCACCTACGATCACGGCGCCGGCCACATACAACCTCTGAAAGCTGTAGATCCAGGACTCGTCTACGACATAACTCCAGAAGATTActtcgagtttctctgcagtcagAAGCTGACATCAGTGCAGATGAAGGTCTTCACCAAGCATTCCAACAGAACTTGTAAGCATTCATTGGCTTCTCCAGGAAACCTGAACTACCCGGCCATGTCCGCCGTGTTCCGGCAGCAACCAGCCACCACGCTGACGCTGCAGAGGGTCGTGACGAACGTTGGCCCCCCAGTTTCAACTTACGGCGTCAAGGTTAGCGCATTCAAGGGCGCAGATGTGGTGGTCGAACCCAAGACGCTCCACTTCACGCGTCACAACCAGAAGCTGTCTTACAAGGTGACCTTCAGAACCATTTCGCCTCAGTCATCACCTGAGTTCGGAGGCTTGACATGGAGCGACGGGACCCATGTAGTCCGAAGCCCGGTCGTGGTGACATGGCTGCAATCGCTATAA